One segment of Paenibacillus sp. FSL R7-0337 DNA contains the following:
- a CDS encoding L,D-transpeptidase family protein has translation MSQREQASRIQMYFPKSIAFTLVFVMLLTACFTGSAAAASSSSDLIIVNKKTNKLAYYSDGKLVKVFPVATGKTKSLTPEGSFKMVVKIKNRPYYKDKIPGGDPANPLGDRWLGLEVNDTYGTTYAIHGNNNESSIGKYVSAGCIRMHNDDIHWLYPKIAKNTRVIITTSGLEMAAIAEKNGYRMGSTMIAGAFVKGGEKLQVKNSFLLEDSRVYIPLSESVKLLGGSLMQEAGTGALIITIGKNTAVHKPLSTKAKVNGKTVEMLASKSVDGRLYIPLGSLTPLFGLPFTWNAKEGAVKL, from the coding sequence ATGAGTCAGCGTGAACAGGCAAGCCGGATTCAAATGTATTTTCCCAAAAGCATCGCATTTACACTGGTATTTGTAATGCTTTTGACCGCATGCTTCACAGGATCGGCCGCGGCGGCATCGTCTTCCTCAGATCTGATCATTGTGAACAAAAAAACGAACAAACTGGCGTATTACAGCGATGGCAAGCTGGTGAAGGTTTTTCCGGTCGCTACTGGCAAAACGAAAAGCCTGACGCCTGAAGGCAGCTTCAAGATGGTGGTCAAAATCAAGAACAGACCCTACTACAAGGATAAGATTCCCGGAGGAGATCCGGCCAATCCGCTGGGGGACCGCTGGCTGGGGCTGGAGGTCAATGACACTTACGGCACCACCTATGCCATTCACGGCAACAACAATGAATCCTCTATCGGTAAATATGTCAGCGCCGGATGCATCCGCATGCACAATGATGATATTCACTGGCTGTATCCGAAGATTGCGAAGAACACCCGGGTCATCATTACAACCTCCGGGCTTGAGATGGCGGCCATTGCCGAGAAGAACGGCTACCGTATGGGATCTACAATGATTGCGGGAGCTTTTGTCAAGGGCGGGGAGAAGCTGCAAGTGAAGAATTCCTTCCTGCTGGAGGATTCGCGGGTGTATATTCCACTGAGTGAATCCGTGAAGCTGCTGGGCGGAAGCCTGATGCAGGAGGCGGGAACCGGAGCGCTTATCATCACAATAGGCAAGAATACAGCAGTTCACAAGCCGCTTAGCACGAAAGCCAAAGTGAACGGCAAAACAGTGGAGATGCTAGCCTCCAAAAGTGTAGACGGCCGCCTGTACATTCCGCTGGGCAGCTTAACGCCGCTGTTCGGCCTGCCGTTCACCTGGAACGCTAAAGAGGGAGCAGTGAAGCTGTAA
- a CDS encoding YjgB family protein, with translation MTTAIRTITGILIVGAMLSLTACNSGKTEPPYNNTATATATVQPGDSASSAAKGAQVSESGTDEGAAAGAESVTADSEAAAGASSESTVTEVAGAEADTVAPATPQERSKQLKELLELAKQGKVPGVEYAAHTGLIDEVEAAWGEPDLKESAGKGIYSTYSGKQVVIGFNKGSKIFDVRSSAPDLRNLTLEQIEEVLGKPDDTTVNGEHNIYIYQANKQYQLKFIIPESTGTVDHISVFSEQDSINNMAG, from the coding sequence ATGACTACAGCAATTAGAACAATCACAGGTATTCTTATCGTTGGGGCGATGCTCAGCCTTACAGCCTGTAATTCCGGCAAAACGGAACCACCGTATAACAATACGGCTACGGCTACAGCAACTGTGCAGCCAGGGGATAGCGCTTCATCGGCAGCAAAAGGTGCGCAGGTAAGCGAATCCGGTACAGATGAAGGTGCTGCTGCGGGCGCAGAGTCTGTAACTGCTGACTCTGAAGCCGCAGCCGGAGCCTCATCAGAGTCTACGGTTACTGAGGTTGCAGGGGCTGAAGCAGATACCGTAGCTCCCGCCACCCCGCAGGAACGGAGCAAGCAGCTGAAGGAACTGCTGGAGCTTGCCAAGCAGGGCAAGGTGCCCGGTGTCGAATATGCTGCACACACCGGACTTATTGATGAGGTGGAAGCCGCGTGGGGAGAGCCGGACCTCAAGGAATCGGCAGGCAAAGGGATCTATTCCACATATTCGGGCAAGCAGGTGGTAATCGGCTTCAATAAGGGCAGCAAGATTTTCGATGTGCGCTCCAGCGCCCCGGACCTGCGTAACCTCACACTGGAGCAGATTGAAGAAGTCCTCGGCAAGCCGGATGATACTACTGTGAATGGCGAGCATAACATCTATATTTATCAGGCCAACAAGCAGTATCAGCTCAAATTCATCATCCCGGAATCCACAGGGACGGTAGATCATATCTCGGTGTTCTCGGAGCAGGACTCCATTAATAATATGGCAGGCTAG
- a CDS encoding sugar kinase — translation MSSRGSENKIILIKRKTRLEELVVRYNTIQQAQFYIERLGADFSDYLSEDFQYRKAVETAVTELSAIGRLQVLERQHVPNFIFGAEDTVVVLGQDGLVANTLKYLHEQPLIGVNPDPLRWDGVLLPFRVKEVRQVVSEVLRAQRQVREVTLAKVELNDGQSLYGVNDLFIGRRTHVSARYQLELNGQLEQQSSSGIIVSTGLGSTGWLKSVLAGAAGIVSRAAQMKDAEVERTARVSAEIAAVSAGSGLAWNHPELYFTVREPFPSRTTSAELVFGRISSSLPLRITSQMPEDGVIFSDGVESDYLEFNSGVEATVGLAEKTGRLVV, via the coding sequence ATGAGCAGCCGGGGATCGGAGAACAAAATCATACTGATCAAACGCAAGACTCGCCTGGAGGAGCTTGTGGTCCGCTACAATACGATCCAGCAGGCCCAGTTCTATATTGAACGGCTGGGAGCCGATTTCAGCGACTACTTAAGCGAGGATTTCCAATACCGCAAAGCCGTGGAGACCGCAGTGACCGAGCTCAGCGCCATCGGCCGGCTCCAGGTGCTGGAGCGGCAGCATGTGCCGAATTTCATCTTTGGGGCCGAGGATACCGTAGTGGTCCTGGGACAGGACGGTCTGGTCGCCAACACGCTGAAATACCTTCACGAGCAGCCGCTGATCGGGGTGAATCCTGATCCGCTGCGCTGGGATGGCGTGCTGTTGCCCTTCAGGGTCAAGGAGGTGCGGCAAGTGGTGAGTGAGGTGCTGCGCGCCCAGCGCCAGGTCCGTGAGGTTACCCTTGCCAAGGTGGAGCTGAATGACGGCCAGAGCCTATACGGGGTGAACGATCTGTTCATCGGCCGCCGGACCCATGTCTCAGCCCGGTATCAGCTGGAGCTGAACGGGCAGCTGGAGCAGCAATCCTCCAGCGGCATCATTGTCTCGACTGGCCTGGGCTCCACGGGTTGGCTCAAGAGTGTGCTCGCCGGAGCCGCAGGAATCGTCAGCCGTGCCGCACAAATGAAGGATGCAGAGGTTGAACGGACAGCCCGGGTGTCTGCGGAGATTGCCGCAGTTAGCGCGGGCAGCGGGCTGGCCTGGAATCATCCCGAGCTGTATTTCACCGTGCGGGAGCCTTTTCCAAGCCGGACGACTTCAGCAGAGCTGGTATTCGGGAGAATCAGCAGCAGTCTGCCGCTGCGCATCACTTCGCAGATGCCGGAGGACGGCGTGATCTTCAGCGATGGAGTGGAGAGCGATTATCTGGAGTTCAACTCCGGGGTGGAAGCGACGGTTGGGCTGGCGGAGAAGACGGGCAGGCTGGTAGTCTAG
- a CDS encoding winged helix-turn-helix domain-containing protein, protein MHLELNGSEFKVSAGGLTVELLPKEFALLQFLYRNRGRTFSREQLLDKVWPMEYPVERTVDDHIYRLRKKLRLLGGIDIKTIRGFGYSLAIPGSLAGVAVNPATNDPELRDTMREVFMKFHVYGQGNSMLTLARQQDILGYELDAHYSMVIHFVQGDLEWLIYTDEIPLKDRLFYLNLFYFFIGDPREKVAYAERLIARSLLNPPEQLELEILTMLDMYTLAGQPEKALERLTRSYQVISEPGFENFIPVTVITELFIHLSAGACDEELERMDEAVSRILQDKPFLREIGNYKVVKGLWKLRREQWIEGERLIHEGLQVLDMSGFVPLRFYALYKIHHFCRMFVSGSASDRKYNSLFVAELEACGLARLEHTLEHILLPLLETP, encoded by the coding sequence ATGCATCTGGAGTTGAACGGAAGTGAATTTAAGGTATCCGCCGGAGGATTAACGGTAGAGCTGCTGCCCAAGGAATTCGCACTGCTGCAGTTTCTGTACCGTAACCGGGGGCGGACCTTCAGCCGGGAGCAGCTGCTGGATAAAGTGTGGCCGATGGAATATCCGGTGGAACGGACCGTTGACGATCATATCTACCGGCTGCGCAAGAAGCTGCGTCTACTGGGTGGGATTGACATTAAGACGATTCGCGGATTCGGGTACAGTCTGGCAATCCCGGGCAGCCTTGCGGGCGTGGCTGTGAATCCGGCAACGAATGACCCGGAGCTGCGTGACACGATGCGAGAGGTGTTCATGAAGTTCCATGTCTACGGCCAGGGGAACTCCATGCTCACCCTTGCCCGCCAGCAGGACATCCTCGGCTACGAGCTGGACGCGCATTATTCTATGGTTATTCATTTTGTCCAGGGCGATTTGGAGTGGCTGATTTATACGGACGAGATTCCGTTAAAGGACCGGCTCTTTTACCTCAATCTGTTCTACTTCTTCATTGGTGATCCCAGGGAGAAGGTGGCGTACGCCGAGCGCCTGATTGCGCGGAGTCTGCTGAACCCGCCGGAGCAGCTGGAGCTGGAGATTCTCACGATGCTGGACATGTACACCCTTGCAGGCCAGCCGGAAAAAGCGCTGGAACGTCTGACGCGTTCCTACCAGGTCATTTCCGAACCCGGCTTCGAGAATTTCATCCCGGTCACGGTAATCACGGAGCTGTTCATCCATCTCTCAGCGGGAGCTTGCGATGAAGAGCTCGAACGGATGGATGAAGCTGTCAGCCGGATTTTGCAGGACAAGCCTTTTTTGCGGGAGATTGGCAATTACAAGGTCGTGAAGGGACTCTGGAAGCTGCGGCGTGAACAGTGGATAGAGGGGGAGCGGCTGATCCATGAGGGATTGCAGGTGCTGGATATGTCGGGATTCGTGCCATTGCGCTTCTATGCGCTGTACAAGATTCATCATTTTTGCCGGATGTTCGTGAGCGGAAGTGCCTCGGACCGAAAGTATAACAGCCTGTTTGTAGCCGAGCTTGAAGCTTGTGGCCTGGCCAGACTGGAACACACCCTGGAACACATCCTGCTGCCGCTGCTGGAGACCCCATGA
- a CDS encoding histidine phosphatase family protein, giving the protein MTTYIYMVRHGDSLRTGVDEWTRGLSPKGEEDALRVTECLKDEGIDVLYSSPYIRAVNTIADLADQLEQEIILIDDLREKVWMEGNQQLTDDDLYLELQKMYTDPDYALPGGESNRECQARAVKALQDVLRTHTGKKVAIGTHGMVMSLMMGHFSPEYGLDFLLQTTKPDIYVMEFKADEVLIRRMPV; this is encoded by the coding sequence ATGACAACTTATATCTATATGGTAAGGCACGGGGATTCGCTGCGTACCGGGGTGGATGAATGGACGCGCGGCCTGTCGCCCAAGGGGGAGGAGGATGCCCTGCGGGTCACAGAATGCCTGAAGGATGAAGGGATAGATGTGCTGTACAGCAGCCCGTATATCCGGGCGGTTAATACAATTGCGGATTTGGCGGATCAACTGGAGCAGGAAATCATTCTGATCGATGATCTGAGAGAAAAGGTCTGGATGGAGGGCAACCAGCAGCTAACCGACGATGACCTGTATCTTGAGCTCCAGAAGATGTACACCGATCCGGATTACGCCCTGCCGGGCGGGGAATCCAACCGGGAGTGCCAGGCACGTGCAGTGAAGGCGCTGCAGGACGTTCTGCGGACCCATACTGGGAAAAAAGTGGCCATCGGCACCCATGGCATGGTGATGTCCTTGATGATGGGCCATTTCTCCCCGGAATATGGTCTGGACTTCTTACTGCAGACGACCAAGCCGGATATTTATGTCATGGAGTTCAAAGCAGATGAAGTATTGATCCGGCGGATGCCTGTGTAA
- a CDS encoding cytidylate kinase family protein, whose protein sequence is MREICYILDLPGEGLKIRVRIIGGCGSGKTYIARKLAQNYGIPCYETDNFVWDRRDNTKNSPEVRDAKLAEAMDAESWIIEGVHYKWGTESFRQADLIFLIQPKAYVQDARVIRRFMKTRLGLEQGNYKQSFKYLRIMLLEWNRSFRREGIPAIMALTEEYQAKRIIVQQNREILQHVGRYVQGKSVLGTSD, encoded by the coding sequence ATGAGAGAGATTTGTTATATTCTTGATCTTCCAGGGGAGGGACTGAAGATTAGAGTACGGATTATAGGCGGCTGCGGGAGCGGGAAGACATATATCGCCCGGAAATTAGCTCAAAATTACGGAATTCCTTGCTATGAGACGGATAATTTTGTCTGGGATCGTAGGGACAATACCAAGAACTCCCCGGAGGTGCGGGATGCCAAGCTCGCGGAAGCTATGGATGCGGAGTCGTGGATTATAGAGGGCGTACATTACAAATGGGGAACAGAAAGCTTCCGGCAAGCGGATCTGATTTTTCTGATTCAGCCTAAGGCTTATGTACAGGATGCCCGGGTCATCCGCAGGTTCATGAAGACCAGACTGGGGCTGGAGCAGGGGAATTATAAGCAGTCGTTCAAGTATCTCCGGATCATGCTGCTGGAATGGAACCGCAGCTTCAGGAGGGAGGGTATTCCTGCAATCATGGCATTAACCGAGGAGTATCAGGCTAAGCGGATCATCGTGCAGCAGAATCGTGAGATTTTGCAGCATGTGGGCAGGTATGTGCAGGGGAAGAGTGTGCTGGGAACGAGTGATTAA
- a CDS encoding MFS transporter, which yields MEQSTKQGNSLLHNKTYMRVYSAFATASFGDWFDSLAIQVLVGYRWQAGPLMLALIPVALALPSILLGSIAGAAADRLNKLKLMRICDLLTALLTLLVLFAPSMVWLLPLLALRSALSTLNMPAQQSLTRSLVREDQLMQASSLNGLVNQGSKIAGPLLGGLALAFLTPQWCILLNALLRGCSYLLLLSVKNIRTDEADRKLSEAQQGKIPLLTMWREGWGFLLRSRLLLTAMLFGIAGAMVIQVVDFQFTSLFRIFAPEREALLGWMVAATGAGAVLIILILNKLKSEGRYGWKLGLGYVLIGGSIAALGLLSPGASMLWVLLIGFVLGIGNGMFMVTFNYCLQKETPPHMTGRIFGIQNTVLSAVMIVAPLLGGVLVQYAGPARIFVNIGLLQVLLGLTGVVFGRQLWPMARSKAEAAHPAVESS from the coding sequence ATGGAACAATCAACCAAGCAGGGGAACAGCCTGCTTCATAACAAAACGTATATGCGGGTGTACAGCGCTTTTGCCACGGCGAGCTTCGGCGACTGGTTCGATTCACTGGCAATTCAGGTGCTGGTGGGTTACCGCTGGCAGGCCGGGCCGCTGATGCTGGCGCTCATTCCGGTAGCGTTGGCGCTGCCGAGCATTCTGCTTGGATCGATTGCCGGGGCAGCTGCCGACCGGTTGAACAAGCTGAAGCTGATGCGCATCTGCGATCTCCTGACGGCGCTGCTGACGCTACTGGTGCTGTTCGCCCCGAGTATGGTCTGGCTGTTGCCTCTGCTGGCGCTGCGTTCAGCACTGTCCACACTGAATATGCCAGCCCAGCAGTCCCTGACCCGCAGTCTGGTCCGGGAGGACCAGCTAATGCAGGCCTCGTCACTGAACGGACTGGTCAATCAAGGCTCCAAGATCGCCGGTCCCTTGCTTGGAGGTCTGGCGCTTGCCTTCCTTACGCCGCAGTGGTGTATCCTGCTCAATGCCTTGCTGCGCGGCTGTTCTTACCTGCTGTTGCTGTCTGTCAAGAATATCCGCACGGATGAAGCAGACAGAAAGCTGTCTGAAGCGCAGCAAGGTAAGATTCCGCTTCTCACCATGTGGCGGGAAGGCTGGGGCTTTCTGTTGCGCAGCCGGCTGCTGTTGACTGCGATGTTGTTCGGAATTGCCGGAGCAATGGTCATTCAGGTGGTTGATTTTCAGTTCACCAGTCTGTTCAGGATATTCGCCCCGGAGCGGGAAGCGCTGCTGGGCTGGATGGTTGCCGCAACGGGAGCTGGAGCCGTGCTGATTATTCTGATTCTCAACAAGCTGAAATCCGAAGGCCGGTATGGCTGGAAGCTGGGCCTCGGGTACGTGCTGATTGGCGGGTCGATTGCCGCGCTGGGTCTGCTTAGTCCGGGGGCATCGATGCTGTGGGTGCTGCTCATCGGATTTGTGCTGGGGATCGGCAACGGCATGTTTATGGTTACGTTCAATTATTGTCTGCAAAAAGAAACCCCGCCGCACATGACCGGCCGTATCTTCGGCATCCAGAATACCGTACTCAGCGCGGTAATGATTGTAGCGCCTCTGCTGGGCGGCGTGCTGGTGCAGTATGCAGGTCCAGCCCGTATTTTTGTCAACATTGGCTTGTTGCAGGTGCTTCTGGGTCTGACAGGTGTGGTGTTTGGCCGGCAGCTCTGGCCGATGGCGAGGTCTAAAGCGGAAGCCGCCCATCCGGCAGTAGAGAGTAGCTGA
- a CDS encoding RDD family protein: MEPWIEEQLNVYEFVGFWKRVLINIIDSLILILPTYLLTRISVPAAESAGSAFPLFIQFALLMLFNIFMVVRYGGTPGRLLLGARIVDENGRYPVLRQALIRDSFFIVNSFLAVVVSLNTEALSAIPSSLVNWSPLAADINVFFGWVVIVDCLFVAFTQRKRALHDLMARTYVVNKTALDRDQTGKFIA, encoded by the coding sequence ATGGAGCCGTGGATCGAGGAGCAGCTTAATGTATATGAATTTGTAGGCTTTTGGAAAAGAGTGCTGATTAATATCATTGACTCACTTATTCTTATTCTTCCTACCTATTTACTGACCAGGATTTCAGTGCCGGCGGCAGAGTCGGCAGGGTCAGCATTCCCGCTTTTTATACAGTTTGCACTGCTTATGTTGTTCAATATATTTATGGTTGTCCGATACGGCGGGACGCCGGGCAGGCTGCTTCTGGGGGCAAGAATCGTTGATGAGAATGGAAGATATCCGGTGCTCCGGCAGGCTTTGATCAGGGATAGTTTTTTTATTGTTAACAGCTTCCTGGCAGTGGTTGTGAGTCTGAATACCGAGGCGTTATCTGCCATACCAAGCAGTCTCGTGAACTGGAGTCCGCTTGCGGCCGATATAAATGTGTTTTTTGGCTGGGTAGTGATTGTGGATTGCCTGTTCGTCGCATTCACCCAGCGCAAGCGGGCGCTGCATGATCTGATGGCCCGAACTTATGTGGTGAACAAAACGGCGCTGGACCGTGATCAGACAGGGAAATTCATAGCATAA